A DNA window from Cytophagales bacterium contains the following coding sequences:
- a CDS encoding DUF433 domain-containing protein has protein sequence MKNRIVLDPDVMVGKPVIKGTRITVEMILRQLSQGISIDELLDNYPHLTRKDVYAAIAYASERMIEDRIYSLKV, from the coding sequence ATGAAAAACAGAATCGTTCTGGACCCTGACGTAATGGTGGGCAAACCTGTTATCAAGGGTACCCGTATCACCGTTGAAATGATACTTCGCCAATTGTCACAGGGCATTTCAATTGACGAACTGCTGGATAATTACCCACATCTTACCCGTAAAGATGTTTATGCAGCTATAGCCTATGCTTCCGAACGGATGATAGAAGATAGGATATATTCTCTTAAAGTTTAA
- a CDS encoding T9SS type A sorting domain-containing protein, translating to MFNAQGAIVYNEEIFSKNHTVIITINTENLSGGLYMISVQGEKENQTKNIIIYKN from the coding sequence ATGTTCAATGCCCAGGGAGCAATTGTTTATAACGAGGAGATTTTCTCCAAAAACCATACAGTCATTATCACAATTAATACGGAAAACTTATCCGGTGGCTTGTATATGATCTCTGTGCAGGGGGAAAAGGAGAATCAAACGAAGAATATTATTATCTATAAAAACTAA
- a CDS encoding isoaspartyl peptidase/L-asparaginase, giving the protein MKKIILNNNLLGCLFLTCPPCSSPYVGRRVRFFVAVIVLISTISSAISQNEKKNINKITIVIHAGAGTILKGNMTPEKEDAYKTKLKEALQVGYEILKVEGSSLDAVEAAINVLEDSPLFNAGKGAVFTNEGKNELDASIMDGKTLNAGAVAAVTVIKNPVSAARKVMENSPHVLLCYAGAEKFAKEQGLEIVDPSYFFTEKRYKYFKENKKKEQGTKDKERGTGVEDQKDDPGGKGDIKDISNVHSFGTVGAVALDVNGNLAAGTSTGGMSNKRFGRIGDSPIIGAGTYANNKTCAVSATGHGEYFIRSVVAYDISALMEYKGASLEKAANEVIMKKLVELGGTGGVISVDKDGNIAMPFNTAGMFRGYVKGDGEIIVRIYK; this is encoded by the coding sequence ATGAAAAAAATTATTTTAAATAATAACTTATTAGGATGTTTATTCTTAACCTGCCCGCCATGCTCAAGCCCATACGTTGGCAGGCGGGTGAGATTTTTTGTTGCAGTGATTGTTTTGATATCCACTATTTCTTCAGCGATTTCGCAAAATGAAAAAAAGAATATCAATAAAATCACCATAGTCATTCACGCAGGTGCAGGCACGATCTTAAAGGGGAACATGACACCTGAAAAAGAAGATGCGTATAAAACAAAACTAAAGGAGGCATTACAAGTAGGGTATGAAATTTTAAAAGTGGAAGGTTCAAGCCTGGATGCTGTAGAAGCTGCCATCAATGTATTGGAAGATTCGCCATTGTTCAATGCCGGCAAAGGGGCCGTGTTTACCAATGAAGGTAAAAACGAACTTGATGCTTCTATTATGGATGGAAAAACATTAAATGCTGGAGCTGTTGCTGCTGTCACTGTTATAAAAAATCCTGTCAGCGCTGCACGCAAAGTGATGGAAAACTCACCACATGTGCTGCTATGCTATGCCGGTGCAGAAAAATTTGCTAAAGAGCAGGGGCTGGAAATTGTAGATCCCTCTTATTTTTTTACAGAAAAGCGTTATAAATACTTCAAGGAAAACAAAAAAAAGGAGCAAGGAACGAAGGACAAGGAGCGTGGGACGGGAGTCGAAGACCAGAAAGATGATCCTGGTGGTAAGGGAGATATTAAGGATATTTCAAATGTACATAGTTTTGGTACGGTAGGTGCAGTAGCATTAGACGTAAACGGCAACCTTGCTGCAGGTACTTCCACCGGTGGAATGAGCAACAAACGATTTGGCAGGATCGGAGATTCGCCCATAATTGGTGCAGGAACTTATGCCAACAACAAAACCTGCGCAGTTTCGGCAACCGGCCATGGTGAATATTTTATCCGTTCGGTAGTGGCCTATGACATTTCTGCCCTGATGGAATATAAAGGCGCTTCATTAGAAAAAGCTGCCAATGAGGTGATCATGAAAAAATTGGTTGAATTAGGCGGTACCGGAGGCGTAATCTCTGTGGACAAAGATGGTAATATTGCCATGCCTTTTAATACTGCCGGAATGTTTAGAGGGTATGTGAAGGGGGATGGGGAAATAATTGTGAGGATCTACAAGTAA